In Nocardia asteroides, the following proteins share a genomic window:
- a CDS encoding helix-turn-helix domain-containing protein — protein MSIDAYSGRHSGVIRVTVAAMGSTPNTALRAARTARIMSQDDLARALRDAGCVSATKRLVQRWESGTTTQPRPSHARALERVLGLPIETLGFGIVRAGREVGGAFDRSHEVESPIDAVTAPDATTPARAVGDFSGVWLSRYEYYSSGRESSFTVAHYAVVLQHGTQVTVRSLPGSSPSTIELDLTLEGNVATGTWSERTAMDGYYHGARYHGALQLLADPTGNRLAGKWLGFGKDFEINSGPWELVLQSPSTSKTTIDTYQRPPA, from the coding sequence GTGTCGATCGATGCCTATTCGGGGCGACATTCAGGCGTCATTCGGGTTACCGTTGCAGCCATGGGGAGCACTCCGAACACGGCACTTCGCGCCGCGCGTACCGCCCGGATCATGAGTCAGGACGACCTCGCCCGCGCGCTGCGCGATGCCGGGTGCGTCAGCGCGACGAAACGTCTTGTGCAGCGCTGGGAGTCCGGCACCACCACCCAGCCACGACCGAGCCATGCTCGCGCGCTCGAGCGGGTGCTGGGACTGCCGATCGAAACGCTCGGCTTCGGCATCGTGCGTGCCGGCCGCGAGGTCGGGGGAGCGTTCGACCGCAGCCACGAAGTCGAGTCGCCCATCGACGCGGTGACCGCGCCGGACGCGACCACTCCCGCGCGCGCGGTCGGAGATTTCTCCGGGGTCTGGCTGTCGCGTTACGAGTACTATTCCAGTGGGCGCGAATCGTCGTTCACCGTCGCGCATTACGCCGTGGTGCTACAGCACGGAACCCAGGTCACCGTGCGTAGCCTCCCCGGCTCGTCGCCGTCGACGATCGAGCTCGACCTCACGCTCGAAGGCAACGTCGCGACGGGCACCTGGTCCGAGCGCACCGCGATGGACGGCTACTACCACGGGGCGCGCTACCACGGCGCGCTCCAATTGCTGGCCGACCCGACCGGCAACCGGCTGGCCGGGAAGTGGCTCGGATTCGGCAAGGATTTCGAGATCAACTCCGGCCCCTGGGAACTGGTGCTGCAGAGCCCCAGCACCAGCAAAACCACGATCGACACCTACCAGCGGCCCCCTGCCTAG
- a CDS encoding arsenate reductase ArsC, with product MAHTPSVLFVCVHNAGRSQMAAGLLRAMAGDRIDVRTAGSDPAPELNPAAVAVMAEIGIDIAGERPTPLTDDAVGLSDVVVTMGCGEVCPYFPGISYRDWVLADPAGQPIEVVRGMRDHLRILIGNLIAELVPVPAR from the coding sequence ATGGCCCACACTCCCAGCGTGCTCTTCGTCTGCGTGCACAACGCGGGCAGATCGCAGATGGCGGCGGGACTGCTGCGGGCGATGGCGGGCGACCGGATCGACGTGCGCACCGCGGGCAGCGACCCGGCCCCCGAACTCAATCCGGCGGCGGTCGCGGTGATGGCCGAGATCGGCATCGACATCGCCGGTGAACGGCCCACACCGCTCACCGACGACGCCGTCGGCCTGTCCGATGTGGTGGTCACCATGGGCTGCGGCGAGGTGTGCCCGTACTTCCCCGGGATCAGCTACCGCGACTGGGTGCTGGCCGACCCGGCCGGGCAGCCGATCGAGGTGGTCCGCGGCATGCGCGACCACCTGCGGATCCTGATCGGCAACCTCATCGCCGAACTGGTTCCGGTCCCGGCGCGCTGA
- a CDS encoding DUF1266 domain-containing protein produces the protein MRQPRVAGFPGPDIDDEPDVWSGAPVDDDRIRALAVGAYYGRSWGAHCDGVAFLPEEEGSTATRRETAIEGLHESWGVDNADDARDTIRRLLAGMHAPLFELVHPLAVAAATENGRVDRSGLADEHREFLHTLSGFRGYRGPSGIDRDYDAWLQAIKLGITDSLPSPLQTDATAWDLARLVFIARAACTAGYLTDDEAWEHMLTGLDRARQHYRNWRQFGDGFLTGAIFWAAAQDLSAARNQIAERRRMIAGLHLRPSSPWRRVALHAGAPVFSPASPA, from the coding sequence GTGCGGCAACCGCGGGTCGCGGGATTTCCCGGCCCCGATATCGACGACGAACCCGACGTCTGGTCGGGGGCGCCGGTCGACGACGACCGGATCAGGGCGCTGGCCGTCGGCGCCTACTACGGGCGCAGCTGGGGCGCGCACTGCGACGGCGTCGCGTTCCTGCCCGAGGAGGAAGGCAGCACCGCCACCCGGCGCGAGACCGCGATCGAGGGGCTGCACGAATCGTGGGGCGTCGACAACGCCGACGACGCGCGCGACACCATCCGCAGGCTGCTGGCCGGCATGCACGCGCCGCTGTTCGAACTCGTGCACCCGCTCGCCGTCGCCGCGGCCACCGAGAACGGCCGGGTCGACCGGTCCGGCCTGGCCGACGAGCATCGCGAGTTCCTGCACACCCTGTCGGGTTTCCGCGGCTATCGCGGCCCGTCGGGCATCGACCGCGACTACGACGCCTGGTTGCAGGCCATCAAGCTCGGCATCACCGACAGCCTGCCGAGCCCGTTGCAGACCGACGCCACCGCCTGGGACCTGGCCCGGCTGGTCTTCATCGCCAGGGCGGCCTGCACCGCGGGCTACCTCACCGACGACGAGGCGTGGGAACACATGCTGACCGGCCTGGACCGGGCTCGCCAGCACTATCGCAACTGGCGCCAGTTCGGCGACGGTTTCCTCACCGGCGCGATCTTCTGGGCGGCCGCGCAAGACCTCTCGGCCGCGCGGAACCAGATCGCCGAGCGCAGGCGGATGATCGCCGGGCTGCACCTGCGCCCGTCGAGCCCGTGGCGGCGGGTGGCCCTGCACGCGGGCGCGCCGGTGTTCAGCCCGGCATCGCCAGCATGA
- a CDS encoding VOC family protein, with the protein MTPQLDVFSIVVSDMAASVAFYRRLGLAFPEGAETEVHTEAPLGGGLRLALDAEQVIASFSPGWQPPTGPGRSGIAFRCADPAEVDKLWAELVDAGYHGELAPWDAVWGQRYASLADPDGQGVDLYAPLPSE; encoded by the coding sequence ATGACTCCACAGCTCGATGTCTTCTCGATCGTCGTCTCCGATATGGCCGCCTCGGTGGCCTTCTACCGAAGGCTGGGACTGGCGTTCCCCGAGGGCGCCGAAACCGAGGTGCACACCGAGGCGCCACTGGGCGGCGGCCTGCGGCTGGCCCTGGACGCCGAACAGGTGATCGCCTCGTTCAGCCCCGGCTGGCAGCCGCCGACCGGGCCGGGCCGCAGCGGTATCGCCTTCCGCTGCGCCGACCCGGCCGAGGTCGACAAGCTCTGGGCCGAACTGGTCGACGCCGGCTACCACGGTGAACTCGCGCCATGGGACGCCGTCTGGGGCCAGCGCTACGCTTCGCTCGCCGACCCCGACGGCCAGGGCGTCGACCTCTACGCCCCGTTGCCCAGCGAATAG
- a CDS encoding D-arabinono-1,4-lactone oxidase — translation MTKSTWVNWAGEQRCSPAVVAAPRDVAELAEILTAATAAGRTVRVAGSGHSFTDAVLTDGTLVDLAGLDRVLDVDTATGRVRVEAGLTLHAASPLLHSHGLAFPNLGDIDTQTIAGATATGTHGTGAQLRNISAALHAVEVMRADGTRVELDAETDPDGWRAARVSIGALGVVTAVTLQLEPSFVLELEERPVPVAEVLDNLDELADGSDHFEFFAFAHSDMAMTKSSNRTTAPEQPRGRAGAWLNDVLLSNHLFDGLCKVGRRIPATVPAIHKIATRAGSNNRKIDRSYRVFATPRLVRFTEMEYAIPREHARAAIGEILELTKRFDTPMPIEVRWVAPDDAFLSPAGGRATCYIAVHQYQGMVWEPYFRACEAVFDRYQGRPHWGKRHFQTAETLRSRYPEWDRFAEVRRRFDPAGVFANDYVNRVLGPVG, via the coding sequence ATGACCAAGAGCACCTGGGTGAACTGGGCGGGCGAGCAGCGCTGCTCACCCGCCGTCGTCGCCGCGCCACGCGACGTCGCAGAACTGGCCGAGATCCTCACCGCGGCCACCGCCGCGGGCCGCACCGTGCGCGTCGCCGGATCGGGCCATTCGTTCACCGACGCGGTGCTCACCGACGGCACGCTGGTCGACCTCGCCGGCCTGGACCGCGTGCTCGACGTCGACACCGCGACGGGCCGGGTCCGGGTCGAAGCGGGTCTCACCCTGCACGCGGCCAGCCCGCTGCTGCACTCGCACGGCCTGGCGTTCCCCAACCTGGGCGACATCGACACCCAGACCATCGCGGGCGCGACCGCCACCGGCACCCACGGCACCGGCGCCCAGTTGCGCAACATCTCCGCCGCGCTGCACGCGGTGGAGGTGATGCGCGCCGACGGCACCCGGGTCGAGCTCGACGCCGAGACCGATCCGGACGGCTGGCGCGCGGCGCGGGTGAGCATCGGCGCGCTCGGCGTCGTCACGGCGGTCACCCTGCAACTGGAGCCGTCGTTCGTGCTCGAGCTCGAGGAGCGCCCGGTCCCGGTCGCCGAGGTGCTGGACAATCTCGACGAACTCGCCGACGGCAGCGACCATTTCGAGTTCTTCGCCTTCGCGCACAGCGACATGGCGATGACCAAGTCCAGCAACCGCACCACCGCGCCCGAGCAGCCGCGCGGCCGGGCGGGCGCCTGGCTCAACGACGTCCTGCTGTCGAACCACCTCTTCGACGGTCTGTGCAAGGTGGGCAGGCGGATTCCCGCCACGGTCCCCGCCATCCACAAGATCGCCACCAGGGCGGGCAGCAACAATCGCAAGATCGACCGCTCCTACCGCGTCTTCGCGACGCCGCGCCTGGTGCGGTTCACCGAGATGGAATACGCCATCCCGCGCGAGCACGCCCGGGCCGCGATCGGCGAGATCCTCGAACTGACCAAGAGATTCGACACCCCGATGCCGATCGAGGTGCGCTGGGTGGCCCCCGACGACGCGTTCCTGTCCCCCGCGGGCGGACGCGCGACCTGCTACATCGCCGTGCACCAGTACCAGGGCATGGTGTGGGAGCCCTACTTCCGCGCCTGCGAGGCGGTCTTCGATCGCTATCAGGGCAGGCCGCACTGGGGCAAACGCCACTTCCAGACCGCCGAGACGCTGCGCTCCCGCTACCCCGAGTGGGATCGATTCGCCGAGGTCCGGCGTCGTTTCGACCCCGCCGGGGTGTTCGCCAACGACTACGTGAACCGGGTACTCGGCCCGGTCGGCTGA
- a CDS encoding helix-turn-helix domain-containing protein codes for MTEYRERPARLARAVAWTNTITEPAAPVTVFPDGCMDLIWTEGTLLVAGPDSRAVHLPTARAREFAGLRFAPGTAPTLLGIPAVELLDRRVGLADLYGDRRARELTERVDNAPDRVAALESIALRFAVDAAPADPAIPAIVDAIAAGATVSGTAALAGMSPRLLHRRALSAFGYGPKTLARILRFQRALAAVRAGVPAAETAAVTGFADQAHLSREFRDLAGCSVRALQTR; via the coding sequence GTGACCGAATACCGGGAGCGTCCGGCGCGGCTGGCCCGTGCCGTGGCCTGGACGAACACGATCACCGAGCCCGCCGCCCCGGTGACGGTGTTTCCCGACGGCTGCATGGACCTGATCTGGACCGAGGGCACGCTGCTGGTGGCGGGCCCGGACAGCCGCGCCGTGCACCTGCCCACCGCCAGGGCGCGCGAGTTCGCCGGCCTCCGGTTCGCGCCCGGTACCGCCCCCACCCTGCTGGGGATTCCGGCGGTGGAACTGCTGGACCGGCGCGTCGGGCTGGCCGACCTCTACGGCGACCGCCGGGCGCGCGAACTCACCGAGCGGGTCGACAACGCGCCCGACCGCGTTGCGGCGCTGGAATCGATCGCGTTGCGATTCGCCGTCGACGCGGCACCGGCCGACCCGGCGATCCCCGCGATCGTCGACGCCATCGCCGCGGGCGCCACGGTGTCGGGCACGGCCGCCCTGGCCGGGATGTCGCCGCGGTTGCTGCACCGGCGCGCCCTGTCCGCGTTCGGCTACGGACCCAAGACACTGGCCCGCATCCTGCGGTTCCAGCGGGCGCTGGCGGCGGTGCGGGCCGGGGTTCCGGCCGCCGAAACGGCCGCGGTCACCGGGTTCGCCGACCAGGCGCACCTGTCCCGGGAGTTCCGTGACCTGGCCGGATGCTCGGTCCGCGCTCTGCAAACCCGCTGA
- a CDS encoding ABC transporter substrate-binding protein, whose product MAFTSRLRRSAVVPVVASLVLVAACSSGESSSEPGVTSSPCPGSAHQDRGCIYLGVLSDLENGPFSALGASMHEGQVAFWNEVNRAGGIGGYDVDITTNTRNTSLDPRLHRTSYAEIEPQVLALAMSFGTAQTIAMLNQMDADDMVSVAATQWSGWNYRSADRNLVLSAGYSYCTEAVNGLDWFARAHYQPRNIAVVAYRGNYGGDYASGALKWAIANGATIADRIDTGPNGEVGNQDEPVAQILAAAPDLVLLATGPAETAEIVGKLVKSGFTGRFLGSLPTWNAALLQTAAAPALTALYNYTTPVDSWLGDSAGARHARAAVDREPSNFGYSLGWAISYPLAALLRAAAENGELTRAGLRRAVVDLRPDGEGMVAIHPTGAAGPDPDVEWSSVFEPDKTAPMGARAIEVGYQGQTLGKLNLHEPCTRL is encoded by the coding sequence ATGGCATTCACCAGTCGGTTACGCCGATCGGCGGTCGTTCCCGTCGTAGCGAGCCTGGTACTGGTCGCGGCGTGTTCCTCGGGCGAGTCGTCGTCCGAGCCCGGCGTCACCAGCTCACCCTGCCCCGGATCCGCTCACCAGGACCGGGGCTGTATTTATCTGGGCGTCCTGTCCGATCTCGAGAACGGCCCGTTCAGCGCGCTCGGCGCCTCGATGCACGAGGGGCAGGTGGCGTTCTGGAACGAGGTGAACCGCGCGGGCGGCATCGGCGGCTACGATGTCGACATCACCACCAACACCCGCAACACCTCCCTCGACCCCCGCCTCCACCGCACCTCCTACGCCGAGATCGAGCCGCAGGTGCTCGCGCTGGCGATGAGCTTCGGCACCGCGCAGACCATCGCGATGCTCAACCAGATGGACGCCGACGACATGGTCAGCGTGGCGGCCACCCAGTGGTCGGGCTGGAACTACCGCAGCGCCGACCGCAACCTGGTGCTGAGCGCCGGCTACTCCTACTGCACGGAGGCGGTGAACGGGCTGGACTGGTTCGCCCGCGCGCACTACCAGCCGCGCAACATCGCCGTGGTCGCCTACCGCGGCAACTACGGCGGTGACTACGCCAGCGGCGCGCTGAAATGGGCGATCGCCAACGGCGCCACCATCGCCGACCGGATCGACACCGGCCCCAACGGCGAGGTCGGCAACCAGGACGAGCCGGTCGCGCAGATCCTCGCCGCGGCGCCCGACCTGGTGCTGCTGGCCACCGGCCCGGCCGAGACCGCCGAGATCGTGGGCAAGCTGGTGAAGTCGGGGTTCACCGGGCGTTTCCTCGGCTCGCTGCCGACCTGGAACGCCGCCCTGTTGCAGACGGCGGCGGCGCCCGCGCTGACCGCGCTGTACAACTACACCACCCCCGTCGACAGCTGGCTGGGCGACAGCGCGGGCGCCAGGCACGCCCGCGCCGCGGTCGACCGGGAGCCGTCCAACTTCGGCTATTCGCTGGGCTGGGCGATCTCCTATCCGCTGGCGGCCCTGCTGCGCGCGGCGGCGGAGAACGGCGAGCTCACCCGGGCCGGGCTGCGGCGGGCGGTGGTCGACCTGCGGCCCGACGGCGAGGGCATGGTGGCCATCCACCCGACCGGCGCGGCCGGGCCGGATCCCGACGTGGAGTGGTCCTCGGTGTTCGAACCGGACAAGACCGCACCGATGGGCGCCAGGGCGATCGAGGTCGGCTATCAGGGCCAGACGCTGGGCAAGCTGAACCTGCACGAGCCCTGCACCCGGCTGTAG
- a CDS encoding DMT family transporter, translated as MISVLLALVAAAGYGVSDFFGGIAARRVTALRVVVVSYPWSVLLVLLIAPLVGGYADTASMLWGLAAGVASGLAVWWFYAALADGPMSVVSPVTAVLVAGIPVVAGFFLGERPGPAAVAGIALALVAVVLVSREAPDETTEEIIGGRELRFTRKVALLTVGSGAAFGFAFFFLHETSASAGLWPLLGQRAAATAVVWTSALAAGQFRGLRGEPLRLALAVGVLDVIANAALLYAFHGSMLSVVSVIGSLYPAATVLLAMVLLGERISAVQKVGMGLALAAVAMIAAS; from the coding sequence TTGATCTCCGTGCTGCTGGCGCTGGTCGCGGCGGCAGGTTACGGAGTCAGCGATTTCTTCGGCGGTATCGCCGCCCGGCGGGTCACCGCGCTGCGGGTGGTGGTGGTGTCCTACCCCTGGTCGGTGCTGCTGGTCCTGCTGATCGCGCCGTTGGTCGGCGGGTACGCGGACACGGCGTCGATGCTGTGGGGGCTGGCCGCGGGCGTGGCCAGCGGGCTGGCGGTGTGGTGGTTCTACGCCGCGCTCGCCGACGGGCCGATGTCGGTGGTGTCGCCGGTGACGGCGGTGCTGGTGGCCGGGATCCCGGTCGTCGCCGGGTTCTTCCTCGGGGAACGCCCGGGTCCGGCCGCGGTCGCCGGTATCGCGCTGGCGCTGGTCGCGGTGGTGCTGGTGAGCCGCGAAGCGCCCGACGAGACCACCGAGGAGATCATCGGCGGGCGCGAACTGCGGTTCACCCGCAAGGTCGCGCTGCTCACCGTCGGCTCGGGGGCCGCGTTCGGGTTCGCGTTCTTCTTCCTGCACGAGACCAGCGCGAGCGCCGGGCTGTGGCCGTTGCTCGGGCAGCGCGCCGCCGCCACGGCCGTGGTCTGGACCTCGGCCCTGGCGGCGGGTCAGTTCCGCGGCCTGCGCGGCGAACCGCTGCGGCTGGCGCTGGCGGTCGGGGTGCTCGACGTGATCGCCAACGCCGCGCTGCTGTACGCCTTCCACGGGTCGATGCTGTCGGTAGTCAGCGTGATCGGCTCGCTCTATCCGGCCGCGACGGTGCTGCTGGCGATGGTCCTGCTCGGCGAGCGGATCAGTGCCGTGCAGAAGGTCGGCATGGGGCTCGCGCTCGCGGCGGTGGCGATGATCGCCGCGAGCTGA
- a CDS encoding PaaI family thioesterase gives MPADDLVDTVNSAIELAVPAAAKMGVRALEVGRGHAVTTVPSEGNGNHFGAIYAGVQFTVAEVLGGAITAASFDTAAFYPLVKSFDIAFRAMARSDLRATATLSEDEIARVGAEAAEHGKSDFVLEAVVTDADGTTVATSRGVYQLRAFGR, from the coding sequence ATGCCCGCAGACGACTTGGTCGACACCGTCAACAGCGCCATCGAGCTGGCGGTGCCCGCCGCGGCGAAGATGGGCGTGCGCGCGCTCGAGGTAGGCCGCGGCCACGCGGTGACCACCGTGCCCAGCGAGGGCAACGGCAATCACTTCGGCGCCATCTACGCCGGCGTGCAGTTCACCGTCGCCGAAGTCCTCGGCGGCGCGATCACCGCGGCCAGCTTCGACACCGCCGCGTTCTACCCGCTGGTGAAGTCCTTCGACATCGCCTTCCGCGCGATGGCCCGCAGCGACCTGCGCGCGACCGCGACGCTCAGCGAGGACGAGATCGCGCGGGTGGGCGCCGAGGCCGCCGAGCACGGCAAGTCCGATTTCGTGCTGGAAGCGGTGGTGACCGACGCCGACGGCACCACCGTGGCCACCTCCCGTGGGGTCTATCAGCTGCGCGCCTTCGGGCGCTGA
- a CDS encoding NUDIX hydrolase, protein MIDVSVYSTLRIEAERDEVRRLVVGAVVVRNERVLILRRRRSDSLSGRWELPSGVVEPGESLDAALTREVAEETGLRVTEITDYLGDFDYLSGRGARTRQFTFAVEVAEVGPVSLTAHDMHLWPRLTEEPPVSDEVREMLGRYRQRRLDPHRWSAYSLGNGA, encoded by the coding sequence ATGATCGACGTATCCGTGTACTCCACGCTCCGCATCGAGGCCGAAAGAGACGAAGTCCGTCGACTTGTCGTAGGCGCGGTCGTCGTCCGGAACGAGCGGGTCCTCATCCTCCGCCGCCGACGATCGGATTCGCTGAGTGGCCGCTGGGAACTACCCAGCGGAGTGGTCGAGCCGGGGGAGTCGCTCGACGCCGCCCTGACTCGCGAGGTGGCGGAGGAAACCGGCCTGCGGGTCACCGAAATCACCGACTATCTGGGCGATTTCGACTATCTGTCCGGGCGCGGCGCCCGGACCAGGCAGTTCACCTTCGCCGTCGAGGTGGCGGAAGTCGGGCCGGTGAGTCTCACCGCACACGACATGCACCTGTGGCCCCGGCTGACCGAGGAACCGCCGGTCAGCGACGAGGTCCGCGAGATGCTGGGCCGGTACCGGCAGCGCCGGCTCGACCCGCACCGCTGGTCGGCCTATTCGCTGGGCAACGGGGCGTAG
- a CDS encoding serine hydrolase domain-containing protein: MRLGGSPLGVPATPDMKVRVGQPMEPMLSTVLWRLDGDGVVPIDAPIARWLPTFPRADKITPRMLADSTSGISDYVTDPEFLRIFGENPIREWTATQLMERANSRPPLFEPGTDFGYAHSDLVVLGEVLQIATGKPLGELIAEHILEPLGMKDSEVVLDPAIDPPYLHGYTNERKVFEDSTFWNPTAFLHSGNMNAPVADIGRWVRALATGERLTPDQFQQMMGPSTAGIGPFTEDKYFAFGVVHLDDWLYMNPAYGGYDGVAFHDNVTDTTIVVYTTHGPASPATNNAIPLGTALATHLVPDRPPAVPS; the protein is encoded by the coding sequence GTGCGACTCGGCGGTTCGCCGCTCGGCGTCCCCGCGACCCCCGACATGAAGGTGCGCGTCGGGCAGCCCATGGAACCCATGCTCTCCACCGTGCTGTGGCGGCTCGACGGTGACGGCGTCGTGCCGATCGATGCGCCGATCGCGCGCTGGCTGCCCACGTTCCCGCGCGCCGACAAGATCACCCCGCGCATGCTCGCCGACAGCACCTCCGGCATCTCCGACTACGTCACCGATCCCGAGTTCCTGCGGATCTTCGGCGAGAACCCGATCCGCGAGTGGACCGCGACCCAGCTGATGGAACGAGCCAACTCCCGGCCGCCGCTGTTCGAGCCCGGCACCGACTTCGGTTACGCGCACAGCGATCTCGTCGTCCTCGGCGAGGTCCTGCAGATCGCCACCGGGAAACCGCTGGGCGAGCTGATCGCCGAACACATCCTCGAACCGCTCGGCATGAAGGACAGCGAGGTCGTCCTCGACCCCGCCATCGACCCGCCCTACCTGCACGGATACACCAACGAGCGCAAGGTCTTCGAGGACTCCACCTTCTGGAACCCGACCGCCTTCCTGCACAGCGGCAATATGAACGCCCCCGTCGCCGACATCGGCCGCTGGGTCCGCGCCCTCGCCACCGGCGAACGCCTCACCCCCGACCAGTTCCAGCAGATGATGGGCCCCTCCACCGCGGGCATCGGCCCTTTCACCGAGGACAAGTACTTCGCCTTCGGCGTGGTCCACCTCGACGACTGGCTCTACATGAACCCCGCCTACGGCGGCTACGACGGAGTCGCCTTCCACGACAACGTCACCGACACCACCATCGTCGTCTACACCACCCACGGCCCCGCCTCCCCCGCCACCAACAACGCGATCCCCCTCGGCACCGCCCTCGCCACCCACCTCGTCCCCGACCGCCCACCCGCGGTCCCGTCATGA
- the smpB gene encoding SsrA-binding protein SmpB: MKEKGRKVIATNRRARHNYTILDVYEAGIALVGTEVKSLREGKASLVDAFATVDNGEVWLRGLHIPEFSHGTWTNHAPRRTRKLLLHKREIEHLVGKSREGNQTLVPLSMYFSDGKVKVELALAKGKQDYDKRHDLARRQAEREVTRELGRRVKGMR, encoded by the coding sequence ATGAAGGAAAAGGGGCGCAAGGTCATCGCGACCAACCGCCGGGCGCGGCACAACTACACGATCCTCGACGTCTATGAGGCGGGGATCGCGCTGGTCGGTACCGAGGTGAAGAGCCTGCGCGAGGGCAAGGCCTCGCTGGTCGACGCCTTCGCGACCGTCGACAACGGCGAGGTCTGGCTGCGCGGCCTGCACATTCCGGAGTTCAGCCACGGCACCTGGACCAACCACGCGCCGCGGCGCACCCGCAAGCTGCTGCTGCACAAGCGCGAGATCGAGCATCTGGTCGGCAAGTCCAGGGAGGGCAACCAGACCCTGGTGCCGCTGTCGATGTACTTCTCCGACGGCAAGGTGAAGGTGGAGCTCGCGCTCGCCAAGGGCAAGCAGGACTACGACAAGCGCCACGACCTCGCCCGCAGGCAGGCCGAGCGTGAGGTCACCCGCGAACTGGGTCGGCGGGTCAAAGGCATGCGTTGA
- a CDS encoding acyl-ACP desaturase: MTLQLSDRDILAELEPTAEANLNDHLAKAKDWNPHDYVPWDEGRNFAEMGGIDWEPGQSRLSEVAKAAMITNLLTEDNLPSYHRELADTFGFDNAWGTWVGRWTAEENRHGTVMRDYLVVTRAVDPVALEAARMTHMTAGIAKPEPGSQFLKGVAYVTFQELATRISHRNTGRLCDDPIAERMLARIATDENLHMVFYRKLCAAALELTPDAAMRAITDVVLRFQMPGLNQPNFRRNAVLLAKHGVYDLRQHLDVVLGPVLRTWRIFERTDFGVEGERARDELHAYLADLELKAARFEEQRDRALARAAERAAG, translated from the coding sequence ATGACGCTCCAGCTGTCCGATCGCGACATCCTGGCCGAGCTCGAACCGACCGCCGAAGCCAACCTGAACGACCACCTGGCCAAGGCCAAGGACTGGAACCCGCACGACTACGTGCCGTGGGACGAGGGCCGCAACTTCGCCGAGATGGGCGGGATCGACTGGGAGCCGGGGCAGTCGCGGCTGAGCGAGGTCGCCAAGGCGGCCATGATCACCAACCTGCTCACCGAGGACAATCTGCCCTCCTACCACCGGGAACTGGCCGACACCTTCGGTTTCGACAACGCCTGGGGCACCTGGGTCGGCCGCTGGACCGCCGAGGAGAACCGGCACGGCACCGTCATGCGCGACTACCTGGTGGTGACCCGCGCCGTCGACCCGGTCGCCCTCGAGGCGGCCAGGATGACCCACATGACCGCGGGCATCGCCAAGCCGGAGCCGGGCTCGCAGTTCCTCAAGGGCGTCGCCTACGTCACCTTCCAGGAGCTGGCCACCCGGATCAGCCACCGCAACACCGGACGCCTGTGCGACGACCCGATCGCCGAACGGATGCTCGCCCGAATCGCCACCGACGAGAACCTGCACATGGTCTTCTATCGCAAGCTGTGCGCGGCGGCGCTCGAACTCACCCCCGACGCCGCCATGCGGGCCATCACCGACGTGGTCCTGCGGTTCCAGATGCCCGGACTCAACCAGCCCAACTTCCGCCGCAACGCGGTGCTGCTGGCCAAGCACGGCGTCTACGACCTGCGTCAGCACCTCGACGTGGTGCTCGGCCCGGTCCTGCGCACCTGGCGGATCTTCGAGCGCACCGACTTCGGCGTCGAGGGCGAACGCGCCCGCGACGAACTGCACGCCTACCTCGCCGACCTCGAGCTCAAGGCCGCCCGCTTCGAGGAACAACGCGACCGCGCGCTGGCCCGCGCCGCCGAACGCGCCGCCGGCTGA